The window ACCATATAATATCTGCCGGCAGGTGAAGCTTGCAGGTGGTATCGAAGAGAAGATCGGCTCTGGGAGGAAACTCTTCGTCACCCTTCCAGAGTATTATGGTAACAGGAATTCTTGGAAAAGGAAAGAGCCTTAACGACGCATCTCCGTATCCTGATTTTTCTCCGCCAAGTTCCTCTCCACGTATCAGGAACCCGTTGATATCATTGCCATATCTGTGTGCAATTTTATCAAGCGGAAGAATATGTGACCCTTTTAAGTAGATCTGCCCGGCTTCGAAGTCTTCAGGTTTTTCCAACTCTCCCGTGAGAAGAATATCCCTTGCATTGCTGAGATAGCAGAGGATTGAAATCCTGGAAAAATAACTCAGCTTATTCAGCAGAATCTCACCGGCAGGTGAATCGCTCAGGATCTTTTTTTCAATAGGAAAAACAAGAATCTCCGAGCCGAAAGATTTAAGAACATACCGGCATTCCCCCTTATCATAAGTTACCTCCGCCCGTCTGGAGACATCTTCCGGTTTCAGATCTCCAAGAATTTTCCAGGCCCGTTCTTCGCCTGTTGATAAACTCATTATTCTACTGTTATACTCACCTTATAATGGTTTTCGGTTTTCAGAAACTCGATTTCACATAAACTCATACCCTGAAATGCCAGGAATCATTGTACCATGGGTATATGAACTTTCATTTATCCAACAACCTCAGAGAACATAAATCCATAAAAACACCAGAAGAGTAAGGATTAAGACAATGTACAAAAAAGTTCTATTTTGAAAAAGAGAGGTCGATGGACGTGCATTTACTACCTCATCATCCTCATGAAGATCAAGACCATCATATATTGTTTCCTCAGACCAGCCGGTGTTTTCATCAGAACCACATTCGGGACATACCTTGGCCTTTGGCAGTAACTCTGCTCCACAATTCGGGCAGGCAAAATAATCATGCATGAATTTCAACTCCTTGAACTGTAAACCGCTTCATCTACCATCACAGACCTTGAATAATAATTTTCTTCATTAATTTCCTGCTACTGCACTGTCACGCAAACTCAACCATCACCAGAACTTTTTTCAGCCGCACACTGAGCCATGAGCCTCCTCTTTACCCTGGACTTAATCGGTTCAATTCATATCCTCTGGCGTTATCAGGCCACATAACACCTTATTCAGCACCTTGATTTCAAACGGTTTTGACACACCTCCACAAAAACCGTACCATTTAAAATTGGATAAAATCGGATCATTGGAGTATCCACTTGACACTATCGCCTTTACGTCAGGATCTATCTCAAGCAGTCTCTTAACCACTGTCTCTCCTCCCAGTCCGCCAGGTATGGTTAAATCCAGTATAACCGCATCAAAGGAGTCATCCTCTTCTATAGCATTCCTATACAAACGAATTGCTTCTTCCCCTTCTCTGCATACCTCAACATCGTATCCGATGTTCCTCAGCAGCTGGCTTGTTGTATATCTGATCTGCACCTCATCATCCATTATCAATATCCTTCCCTTGCCTGCAATTGGGCTTTCCTGCTTATCATCATTCACCGGGACCTCTTCTTCAGATATCGGTATATAGAAATGGAAGGTTGTTCCGGCCCCTATCTCCGATTCTACACTGATATATCCTCCATGGAACTTAATAATGGAAAAACAAACCGCAAGTCCCAGGCCGCTGCCCTTCTCCTTTGTCGTGAAATATGGATCAAATATCATGTTAGTATGCTCTTTTTGTATTCCGTATCCATAATCCACAACAGTTACCTTGATGTAATCTCCGGGTTTCAGCGTGGGAACTTCCTTGCGGTCTATGGTGACATTTTCAGCAAAGACCTCTATCATACCGCCTTCCGGCATGGCCTGATCGGCATTAATTATGAGATTGTTGATTACCTGGCTGATCTGTCCTGCATCAATATCGACAGGCCAAAGGTCATCAGGCAAAGAAATGTTGCACGTGACTTTTGAACCTCTCAGGCTGAAACTGATTGTATCTTCTATCACTTCCCTGATAGAGGATGGCTGCTTTATCGGTAATCCACCTTTAGAAAAGGTAATGAGCTGAAATGTGAGCTTCTTTGCCATAAAAGCTATTTTTTCTACTTCTCTCAGATTTTGATATGGCGCGTCCTCTTTATGCACTCCCATCTTCGCAAGTGCTATATTCCCCAGTATACAGGCAAGATAGTTATTGAAATCGTGTGCAATACCACCGACAAGGATCCCCAGAGATTCAAGTTTTTGTATTCTGAGACGCTCTTTTTCTATTTTCTTCTGCTGGGTAAGGTCAATGGCAACTCCGATTGATCCTACGAGTTTTTTACTCGTATCATAGCGCGGGTGAATGGTATAAAAGACCGGAAACACTTCACCACCTTTGCGAATCAGAATCGTCTCCCCGAAAAACCCCTTTTCCCCTCTTCTCAAAGCCTCCTGCATTGCAGTTATATCTTTAATGAATTCCTGAGGATGGAGGGTGGCGAACCGTTCTCTTAATACTTCCTCTTTGGAGTATCCAAATATCTTTTCTGCACCCGGGCTGAAATTCAATATCTTCGTACCTTCTCCACCAAGATCAGTCATGATAAGCGCAACGTTATCTACCGCATCGTACATCGCACGCAGAGACCCTTCCTGTTCATGTAAACCCTCTTCCGCCTTTTTGCGTTTGACCATTCCTGCCAACGTGTTCGCTATTGATTCCAGGAACAACTCCTCCCGTTCAGGTCTTTTCCCCAATTCGTCAAGATAGAGCAATAGTACACCAATCACCTGTTCATCCAGCCTGATAGGTACAATGTAGTGACCATGTGAAACAATTTCTTTGTAGAGGTTCTCGTCTCGATCATCAACAGAATATTTATACATGATATTTCTAAACTGGGCGGCCCTGCCACAGAGACAATGCCCGAACGTAACGGAAGAACACATCTTAACATGTTTCTTATCCAGACTTCGGTTTACCTTCACTACAAGTATTTCTGGCTCATCTTCCACAAGAAATATTCCACCCTTTGGCAGTGCAGACATCCAGGGTACGGAAAGAATCACATCCAGAGATTCTTCCAGCTGTTTCGTGAGATCAATCTCCTTTAGTGATATCTTGAGGAGTTTATTCAGTACCTCCTGGTTCTGGTACGTCTCCTTCAATTCCTGATCCACTTTTTTACGTCTGTTGACCTGGTTAATGGTAGAGAGGAGATGATCGATGTTTAATGGTTGCGTCTCGGACGATATCGCAGTTTTCACTGCTTCAATACCGTTATCCGGGGTAACAAAAGACGACATCAAGATAAATTCGGTTGAAGGCGAAATATCTCTTAATTTCCTGCTCAGTTCATCACCGGCAATGTCCGGCAACTTAACAGCTATAAGGACGATGTCATAACTTTTGTACTTTATCAGGGTGACCGCATCCTTGCCACCATAACAACACTCAACAGTACAGTCATTACCCTCCAGGAACTCCTTCAAGCCCTCAGAGAGTACTTCATTATCATTAATAATAAGTATGTGAGTTTCTGTTTCCATCACAGGAGTCGTTTGAAACGAAGCGTTCATGTCCCAACATGAACGTAAAGGCCGATTATATGCATGCTGTCGACAGTTTGAAAGGGTTGATATCTTAGCTTTTCCCGCACCGCAAGCGGTATCTTTTCATTCACCACTCTGGAAAAGAGCTGGTTTCTCTACAGAGATTAAGATTGTATTAAAACCGATCTGGTTTCAGATTTTTCTAAAAACCAAAGCCTGGTTGCCGGTATCCCCGGACAGAAAACGCCGAGGACTTTTCTCGCTCCGTTTTTTCCCGGATTGTATCCGAAAACCATTACAACAGGTAAACCGAATCACACAAAAATAGATACAGAAATTCAGGTAACAGTGAGACTCGGAGAACAAGACTTGCACTAAGATGCCCAATAATCACAATGTGCAATTTTTCCCCGCTGAAATTCGTCGTATTTTACTGTTGTTACTTCTAATTTTCCATATAATTATGGCAATACTCTTCGTGAGCCCGAGTGTCTTGTTCACTGTACAAGCAATTGATATCTTTCATTTCATGTAAGGTACTTCTTTTTTTTGTTTTGAAAAAATCCGGAATCTATGTTAAAAAGCACTAATAATTTTTACCTTCTGTCAACGTGAAAGAGGATCTGATCACGTTCTA is drawn from Candidatus Scalindua sp. and contains these coding sequences:
- a CDS encoding DUF3786 domain-containing protein; the protein is MSLSTGEERAWKILGDLKPEDVSRRAEVTYDKGECRYVLKSFGSEILVFPIEKKILSDSPAGEILLNKLSYFSRISILCYLSNARDILLTGELEKPEDFEAGQIYLKGSHILPLDKIAHRYGNDINGFLIRGEELGGEKSGYGDASLRLFPFPRIPVTIILWKGDEEFPPRADLLFDTTCKLHLPADIIWSTAMMSVMVML
- a CDS encoding zinc ribbon domain-containing protein; this encodes MHDYFACPNCGAELLPKAKVCPECGSDENTGWSEETIYDGLDLHEDDEVVNARPSTSLFQNRTFLYIVLILTLLVFLWIYVL
- a CDS encoding response regulator, giving the protein METETHILIINDNEVLSEGLKEFLEGNDCTVECCYGGKDAVTLIKYKSYDIVLIAVKLPDIAGDELSRKLRDISPSTEFILMSSFVTPDNGIEAVKTAISSETQPLNIDHLLSTINQVNRRKKVDQELKETYQNQEVLNKLLKISLKEIDLTKQLEESLDVILSVPWMSALPKGGIFLVEDEPEILVVKVNRSLDKKHVKMCSSVTFGHCLCGRAAQFRNIMYKYSVDDRDENLYKEIVSHGHYIVPIRLDEQVIGVLLLYLDELGKRPEREELFLESIANTLAGMVKRKKAEEGLHEQEGSLRAMYDAVDNVALIMTDLGGEGTKILNFSPGAEKIFGYSKEEVLRERFATLHPQEFIKDITAMQEALRRGEKGFFGETILIRKGGEVFPVFYTIHPRYDTSKKLVGSIGVAIDLTQQKKIEKERLRIQKLESLGILVGGIAHDFNNYLACILGNIALAKMGVHKEDAPYQNLREVEKIAFMAKKLTFQLITFSKGGLPIKQPSSIREVIEDTISFSLRGSKVTCNISLPDDLWPVDIDAGQISQVINNLIINADQAMPEGGMIEVFAENVTIDRKEVPTLKPGDYIKVTVVDYGYGIQKEHTNMIFDPYFTTKEKGSGLGLAVCFSIIKFHGGYISVESEIGAGTTFHFYIPISEEEVPVNDDKQESPIAGKGRILIMDDEVQIRYTTSQLLRNIGYDVEVCREGEEAIRLYRNAIEEDDSFDAVILDLTIPGGLGGETVVKRLLEIDPDVKAIVSSGYSNDPILSNFKWYGFCGGVSKPFEIKVLNKVLCGLITPEDMN